A single region of the Salarchaeum japonicum genome encodes:
- a CDS encoding PHP domain-containing protein, with translation MLSVELHSHSALSYDGRDPVEMLLEQARAVGLDALAVTDHDEIDASLDAAEKAGEYGLVGIPGMEVTSAAGHVLAIGVREAVPTGLPFDETLSEIRARGGIAVVPHPFQESRSGVAANVSRRDLASADAIEIYNSRLLTGRANRQAERFAEEHDLPMTAGSDAHIAEMVGQAVTRVDTDERSLDAILDAIRDGRTSVEGTRTPWRVSFRQAAGGAKRRVKNRLREFF, from the coding sequence GTGCTGTCCGTCGAACTGCACTCGCACTCCGCGCTCTCCTACGACGGCCGCGACCCCGTCGAGATGCTCCTGGAGCAGGCGCGCGCGGTCGGCCTGGACGCGCTCGCGGTCACCGACCACGACGAGATAGACGCGAGCCTCGACGCCGCCGAGAAAGCCGGCGAGTACGGCCTCGTGGGGATTCCAGGGATGGAGGTCACGTCCGCCGCGGGGCACGTGCTCGCCATCGGCGTCCGCGAGGCCGTGCCGACCGGCCTGCCGTTCGACGAGACACTGAGCGAAATCCGCGCCCGCGGCGGCATCGCGGTCGTCCCGCACCCGTTCCAGGAGTCCCGGAGCGGCGTCGCGGCGAACGTCTCGCGGCGCGACCTCGCGTCCGCGGACGCCATCGAAATCTACAACTCCAGGCTCCTCACCGGCCGCGCGAACCGGCAGGCCGAGCGGTTCGCGGAGGAACACGACCTCCCGATGACCGCGGGGAGCGACGCCCACATCGCGGAGATGGTGGGGCAGGCCGTCACGCGCGTCGATACCGACGAGCGCTCGCTCGACGCGATTCTGGACGCCATCCGCGACGGCCGTACCTCCGTGGAGGGGACGCGAACGCCGTGGCGCGTGAGCTTCCGACAGGCCGCCGGGGGCGCGAAACGCCGCGTGAAAAACCGGCTCCGAGAGTTCTTCTGA
- a CDS encoding SDR family oxidoreductase: MSEPLLDGKTAVITGASSGNGRSMARTFAEEGADIVVADIRDEPREGGTPTHELVPDETDADAAFVECDVTNRSDLVDAVDAAEEFGGIDVMVNNAGIFRSEDFTEVSEDEFDQLMDINVKGTFFGAQIAGERMAANGGGSIINLSSVAGLSGSPDHVTYCTSKGAVRLLTYAVAAALGPDGVRTNAIHPGLIETAMTTEDVPIIGTDAGDQYLQGIPSRRWGQPDDVADAALFLASDLASYVNGESLVVDGGMSNSQ; this comes from the coding sequence ATGTCGGAACCACTACTCGACGGGAAGACGGCGGTCATCACGGGCGCATCGAGCGGGAACGGCCGCAGCATGGCGCGGACGTTCGCCGAGGAGGGCGCGGACATCGTCGTCGCGGACATCCGCGACGAACCCCGCGAGGGTGGGACGCCGACGCACGAACTCGTCCCCGACGAGACGGACGCGGACGCCGCGTTCGTCGAGTGCGACGTGACGAACCGGAGCGACCTCGTGGACGCCGTAGACGCCGCCGAGGAGTTCGGCGGCATCGACGTGATGGTGAACAACGCCGGTATCTTCCGGAGCGAGGACTTCACCGAGGTGTCCGAGGACGAGTTCGACCAGCTCATGGACATCAACGTAAAGGGGACGTTCTTCGGCGCGCAGATCGCGGGCGAGCGCATGGCGGCGAACGGCGGCGGGAGCATCATCAACCTCTCCAGCGTCGCCGGTCTCAGCGGGTCGCCCGACCACGTCACGTACTGCACGTCGAAGGGCGCGGTACGACTCCTCACGTACGCGGTCGCCGCCGCGCTCGGCCCCGACGGCGTGCGGACGAACGCCATCCACCCCGGTCTCATCGAGACGGCGATGACGACGGAGGACGTGCCCATCATCGGGACGGACGCCGGCGACCAGTACCTTCAGGGGATTCCCTCCCGGCGCTGGGGTCAGCCGGACGACGTGGCGGACGCCGCGCTGTTCCTCGCGAGCGACCTCGCGAGTTACGTCAACGGCGAGTCGCTCGTCGTGGACGGCGGGATGTCGAACAGTCAGTGA
- a CDS encoding DUF7504 family protein, whose amino-acid sequence MPESATGQLNDLPAGTQVLAEAPPHRSVLDALPERAFDNLLLVRTSASPTRTERDLRERGVDPSRVGVIPVTGSSVSYDGPLWVSERVSPSDLTGLSIQYSNALQYVREGGWVVFDNLSTLYMYADAERLYRLVSTLTRATGDAGATGVYVVASGVMQSEAYSQLRGVTSHRVEL is encoded by the coding sequence ATGCCTGAGAGCGCGACGGGGCAGTTGAACGACCTTCCGGCGGGGACGCAGGTGCTCGCGGAAGCGCCGCCGCACAGGTCGGTGCTGGACGCGCTCCCCGAGCGCGCGTTCGACAACCTCCTGCTGGTGCGGACGAGCGCGTCGCCGACGCGGACGGAACGCGACCTCCGGGAGCGCGGCGTCGACCCCTCCCGGGTCGGCGTCATCCCCGTCACGGGGTCGTCCGTGAGCTACGACGGCCCGCTCTGGGTGTCCGAGCGCGTGAGTCCGAGCGACCTCACGGGGTTGAGCATCCAGTACTCGAACGCCCTCCAGTACGTCCGAGAGGGCGGCTGGGTGGTGTTCGACAACCTCAGCACGCTCTACATGTACGCGGACGCCGAGCGGCTCTACCGGCTCGTTTCGACGCTCACCCGCGCGACGGGGGACGCGGGCGCGACCGGCGTGTACGTGGTCGCGTCGGGCGTGATGCAGTCGGAGGCCTACTCGCAGTTGCGGGGCGTGACCTCCCACCGCGTCGAACTCTAG
- a CDS encoding NUDIX hydrolase has protein sequence METTRHFTATVYVVHDGATALHEHARLGIRIPPGGHVDRDELPHEAGLREVREETGLDPTLLGDAPDVPAPAGEALPRPRYQMLYDINVHPDGTVGHQHVDHVYFATVEGREIDPADGEEGPEAWDWYTARDLRESGIDADTREIALEAIAAAE, from the coding sequence ATGGAGACGACGCGACACTTCACCGCGACCGTCTACGTCGTACACGACGGAGCGACCGCGCTCCACGAACACGCCCGCCTCGGCATCCGCATCCCGCCGGGCGGCCACGTCGATCGGGACGAACTCCCCCACGAGGCCGGTCTGCGCGAAGTCCGCGAGGAGACCGGCCTCGACCCGACGCTCCTCGGGGACGCGCCGGACGTGCCCGCGCCCGCGGGCGAAGCGCTCCCGCGGCCGCGCTACCAGATGCTGTACGACATCAACGTCCACCCGGACGGTACGGTCGGCCACCAGCACGTCGACCACGTCTACTTCGCCACCGTCGAGGGGAGAGAAATCGACCCCGCGGACGGCGAGGAAGGCCCGGAGGCCTGGGACTGGTACACCGCCCGCGACCTCCGCGAGAGCGGTATCGACGCCGACACCCGCGAAATCGCGCTCGAAGCTATCGCGGCCGCCGAGTGA
- a CDS encoding asparagine synthase C-terminal domain-containing protein — protein MLPQSVLDAVASGDPLPGTTGFAGELPDGRLARDVLGRELLYTDSGDWSHTPSDLDQPTPFPAGHVGTPDDHERVWRLPDSTTDGGLDALESALDTALDDASAGDGDAAVAFSGGVDSALVADAVDAPLHVVGFPDSADIAAARESASLLGRDVTVHELAIDDVEDAVPGVARAIGRTNAMDVSIALPLFFVAERANADRLLLGQGADELFGGYAKVEKAETDPRTDADTVRGARDEVVRTLPDQLERDVRAVRATGTEPVTPLLHDAVVREALRLSDDLLVADGTRKRALRELAADRLPDPVAYREKKAVQYGSLVARELDRLARQAGFKRRMDDHVTKYVESVV, from the coding sequence ATGCTCCCCCAGTCCGTCCTCGACGCCGTCGCGTCCGGCGACCCGCTCCCCGGAACCACGGGGTTCGCGGGCGAACTCCCGGACGGACGGCTCGCGCGCGACGTGCTCGGCCGCGAACTCCTCTACACCGATTCCGGGGACTGGAGCCACACCCCCAGCGACCTCGACCAGCCCACCCCCTTCCCGGCGGGCCACGTCGGCACGCCCGACGACCACGAGCGCGTCTGGCGGCTCCCCGACTCCACCACCGACGGCGGCCTCGACGCCCTCGAATCGGCGCTCGACACCGCCCTCGACGACGCAAGCGCCGGCGACGGGGACGCGGCGGTCGCGTTCTCGGGCGGCGTGGACTCGGCGCTCGTCGCGGACGCGGTGGACGCGCCCCTGCACGTCGTCGGCTTCCCCGACAGCGCCGACATCGCGGCGGCGCGGGAGTCCGCGAGCCTCCTCGGACGCGACGTGACCGTCCACGAACTCGCCATCGACGACGTGGAGGACGCGGTTCCCGGCGTGGCGCGCGCCATCGGCCGGACGAACGCGATGGACGTCTCCATCGCGCTCCCCCTGTTCTTCGTCGCGGAGCGCGCGAACGCCGACCGCCTCCTGCTCGGACAGGGCGCGGACGAACTGTTCGGCGGGTACGCGAAGGTCGAGAAGGCCGAGACCGACCCCCGCACCGACGCCGACACCGTCCGCGGCGCGCGCGACGAGGTCGTGAGAACGCTCCCCGACCAGCTCGAACGCGACGTTCGCGCGGTGCGCGCGACCGGGACGGAGCCCGTGACGCCGCTCCTGCACGATGCCGTCGTCCGCGAGGCGCTCCGGCTCTCCGACGACCTGCTCGTCGCGGACGGCACGCGGAAGCGCGCGCTCCGCGAACTCGCCGCCGACCGCCTCCCCGACCCGGTGGCGTACCGCGAGAAGAAGGCCGTGCAGTACGGCAGTCTCGTCGCGCGCGAACTCGACCGGCTCGCCCGCCAGGCCGGGTTCAAGCGCCGGATGGACGACCACGTCACGAAGTACGTCGAATCCGTCGTCTAG